The following coding sequences are from one Frigoribacterium sp. Leaf415 window:
- a CDS encoding DinB family protein — protein MDHEEHLSRYLTRSRDDLVHKLDGLSEYDVRRPLVPSGTNLLGLVKHVATVQLGYLGDVFGRPSGIETPWLTDESEPEADLWATPDESRAFVVDLMRRSNAHADETVRALPLDAPGDVPWWGPDRRAVTLHQILVHLTVETARHAGHADVVRELIDGGLGNGPADPNVPDRDAAGWRRHHDRVEAAARAATG, from the coding sequence ATGGACCACGAAGAACACCTCAGCCGGTACCTGACCCGCTCTCGCGACGACCTGGTGCACAAGCTCGACGGGCTGTCCGAGTACGACGTCCGTCGCCCGCTGGTGCCGAGCGGCACGAACCTGCTCGGGTTGGTCAAGCACGTCGCCACCGTGCAGCTCGGCTATCTCGGAGACGTCTTCGGGCGACCGAGCGGCATCGAGACGCCGTGGCTGACCGACGAGAGCGAACCCGAAGCCGACCTGTGGGCGACTCCGGACGAGAGCCGCGCCTTCGTCGTCGACCTCATGCGGCGGTCGAACGCCCACGCCGACGAGACCGTCCGGGCGTTGCCGCTGGACGCGCCCGGCGACGTCCCCTGGTGGGGACCCGACCGCCGTGCCGTCACCCTGCACCAGATCCTCGTGCACCTGACCGTCGAGACCGCGCGGCACGCCGGCCACGCCGACGTCGTCCGCGAGCTGATCGACGGGGGCCTCGGCAACGGTCCCGCCGACCCGAACGTGCCCGACCGCGACGCCGCCGGATGGCGTCGACACCACGACCGCGTCGAGGCCGCCGCCCGCGCCGCCACGGGCTGA
- a CDS encoding SCO1664 family protein, with translation MTGTVPSDDVELELTGRIRTASNASFLARLGDVSVIYKPVAGERPLWDFPDGRLADREVAAYLVSEALGWDVVPRTWLRDGPLGEGMVQLWQDVDPEQDAVDLVPVDDLPDDGWRLVLEGDGDDGPVALIHEDTAALRRMAVFDVVANNADRKGAHVLALPDGRRYGVDHGLTFHAEHKLRTVLWGWIGDPLTADEVDGVGRVRSALSGSLGSTLAALLTPDELEALDDRCARLLASPVFPEPHGPMPAVPWPVF, from the coding sequence GTGACCGGCACCGTGCCCTCGGACGACGTCGAGCTCGAGCTCACCGGGCGCATCCGCACGGCCTCGAACGCGTCCTTCCTGGCCCGCCTCGGCGACGTGTCGGTCATCTACAAGCCCGTGGCCGGCGAACGGCCGCTCTGGGACTTCCCGGACGGACGGCTCGCCGACCGCGAGGTCGCGGCCTACCTCGTCTCCGAGGCCCTGGGCTGGGACGTCGTGCCGCGCACCTGGCTACGCGACGGTCCGCTCGGCGAGGGCATGGTCCAGCTCTGGCAGGACGTCGACCCGGAGCAGGACGCCGTCGACCTCGTGCCGGTCGACGACCTGCCCGACGACGGATGGCGGCTCGTGCTCGAGGGGGACGGCGACGACGGTCCGGTGGCCCTGATCCACGAGGACACCGCGGCCCTCCGACGCATGGCCGTCTTCGACGTCGTGGCCAACAACGCCGACCGCAAGGGTGCCCACGTGCTCGCGCTGCCCGACGGGCGGCGGTACGGCGTCGACCACGGCCTCACCTTCCACGCCGAACACAAGCTGCGCACGGTGCTGTGGGGGTGGATCGGCGACCCGCTGACCGCGGACGAGGTCGACGGGGTCGGCCGCGTCCGATCCGCCCTCTCGGGCTCGCTGGGCTCGACCCTGGCTGCTCTCCTCACCCCCGACGAACTCGAGGCGCTCGACGATCGCTGCGCGCGCCTCCTCGCGTCGCCCGTCTTCCCCGAGCCGCACGGCCCTATGCCGGCGGTTCCGTGGCCCGTGTTCTGA
- a CDS encoding vWA domain-containing protein: protein MARANRRLHRAARYQRYADGPDPLAPPADLSEALDAVGRDVMAGTSAEAALREFLRRGGRDRTGLDDLARQVAERRRALTRDHHLDGTLQEVRELLDRALRAERAQLARDVDLDDGDRALAQLQLDSLPPSPAGAVAELSDYRWQSGEAGQAYEQIKDLLGREMLDQRFAGMKSALENASEADRAAVAEMLRDLNALLDAHARGEDTPEQFDDFMAKHGDTFPEQPSDVDELIDALAARAAAAQRLRNSMSAEQRAELDGLAQQAFGSPELMQSLEQLDGTLRSLRPGQDWSGSEGLDGEQGLGLGDGTGVFQDLADLDALAEQLAQQSRGSSLDDVDLDALRRQLGEQAAVDAAALRRLEKALRDSGALRRRADGTLALTPRAMRQLGKTLLRDVAAKMSGRAGRRELRSTGALGDRSGASREWAFGDTEPWDVTRTITNAVTRTAAEGGRTDGGVRIEIGDVEVHETDARTQACVALLVDTSFSMAMEDRWVPMKRTALALHTLITSRFRGDDLQLIGFGRHAEVMPIEQLVALDAKWDKGTNLHHALLLANRHFRKHPTAQPVLLIVTDGEPTSHLEPGGEVFFDYPPHPVTILRAVEQLDVARRLGAHTTFFRLGDDPGLARFVEGMARRVDGTVTAPDLDDLGAAVVGSYVRTRATEPPA from the coding sequence GTGGCTAGGGCGAACCGGCGGTTGCACCGGGCCGCGCGCTACCAGAGGTACGCCGACGGTCCCGACCCGCTCGCGCCTCCTGCCGACCTGTCCGAGGCGCTCGACGCCGTCGGGCGCGACGTCATGGCCGGCACGAGTGCCGAGGCGGCGCTCCGCGAGTTCCTCCGCCGTGGAGGCCGCGACCGGACCGGCCTCGACGACCTCGCCCGACAGGTCGCCGAACGTCGGCGTGCCCTCACCCGGGACCACCACCTGGACGGCACGCTCCAGGAGGTCCGCGAACTGCTCGACCGAGCCCTGCGAGCCGAACGCGCCCAGCTCGCCCGCGACGTCGACCTCGACGACGGCGACCGCGCCCTGGCCCAGCTCCAGCTCGACAGCCTGCCGCCGTCCCCGGCCGGCGCCGTGGCCGAGCTGTCGGACTACCGGTGGCAGAGCGGCGAGGCCGGTCAGGCATACGAGCAGATCAAGGACCTCCTCGGTCGCGAGATGCTCGACCAGCGGTTCGCGGGGATGAAGAGTGCCCTCGAGAACGCGAGCGAGGCCGACCGCGCAGCCGTCGCCGAGATGCTGCGCGACCTCAACGCCTTGCTCGACGCGCACGCCCGCGGCGAGGACACCCCTGAGCAGTTCGACGACTTCATGGCGAAGCATGGCGACACGTTCCCCGAGCAGCCGTCCGACGTCGACGAGCTGATCGACGCCCTCGCCGCCCGGGCCGCGGCCGCCCAGCGGCTGCGCAACTCGATGTCGGCCGAGCAGCGTGCCGAGCTGGACGGGCTGGCGCAGCAGGCCTTCGGCTCGCCCGAGCTGATGCAGTCGCTCGAGCAGCTGGACGGCACGCTGCGATCGCTCCGGCCGGGCCAGGACTGGAGCGGATCGGAAGGTCTCGACGGCGAACAGGGCCTCGGGCTCGGCGACGGCACGGGGGTCTTCCAGGACCTCGCCGACCTCGACGCGCTCGCGGAACAACTGGCCCAGCAGTCGCGTGGGTCCTCGCTCGACGACGTCGACCTGGATGCCCTGCGCCGCCAGCTGGGCGAGCAGGCCGCCGTTGACGCCGCGGCCCTGCGGCGGCTCGAGAAGGCCCTCCGCGACTCGGGTGCCCTCCGCCGTCGCGCCGACGGCACGCTGGCCCTGACGCCCCGGGCCATGAGGCAGCTCGGCAAGACACTGCTGCGCGACGTCGCCGCGAAGATGTCGGGACGAGCGGGGAGGCGCGAGTTGCGGTCCACGGGAGCCCTCGGCGATCGCTCCGGCGCGAGTCGCGAATGGGCCTTCGGCGACACCGAGCCGTGGGACGTGACCCGGACGATCACGAACGCGGTCACGCGGACCGCCGCCGAGGGCGGCCGGACCGACGGCGGGGTGCGGATCGAGATCGGCGACGTCGAGGTGCACGAGACGGACGCCCGGACGCAGGCCTGCGTCGCCCTGCTCGTCGACACGTCGTTCTCCATGGCGATGGAGGACCGCTGGGTGCCGATGAAGCGCACGGCCCTCGCCCTGCACACCCTGATCACGTCGCGCTTCCGCGGAGACGACCTGCAGCTCATCGGGTTCGGCCGGCACGCCGAGGTCATGCCGATCGAGCAGCTCGTCGCCCTCGACGCGAAGTGGGACAAGGGCACGAACCTGCATCACGCGCTGCTGCTCGCCAATCGGCACTTCCGCAAGCACCCCACGGCACAGCCCGTCCTGCTGATCGTGACCGACGGCGAGCCGACCTCGCACCTCGAGCCCGGCGGTGAGGTCTTCTTCGACTACCCGCCGCACCCCGTGACGATCCTGCGGGCCGTCGAGCAGCTCGACGTGGCCCGCCGCCTCGGCGCGCACACGACGTTCTTCCGGCTCGGTGACGACCCGGGGCTCGCCCGCTTCGTCGAGGGCATGGCGCGGCGCGTCGACGGCACAGTGACGGCCCCCGACCTGGACGACCTCGGGGCGGCCGTCGTCGGGTCGTACGTCAGAACACGGGCCACGGAACCGCCGGCATAG
- the cls gene encoding cardiolipin synthase produces the protein MTWRKLLKAFPTVILVVDILIRIVSVAVVPRNRRPSSAMAWLMAIFVAPIPGSVLYGLLGSTKLPKDRRDKQREINSLILENTQGLDNRVPTDTQPPWFGTVVQLNRTLGAMPLIPGNTTRLLPDYAGSIAAMTEAVDAAERYVHVEFYILTRDESTFLFFDALKRAHDRGVKVRVLYDHWATIRNPQGRVTRTWLRDAGIRFEEMLPFHPTKGMWRRPDLRNHRKIVVVDGDVAFTGSQNMTDPSYNKRGNIRRGLQWKDLMVRVDGPAAVGLNALFITDWYSETDELPTDAEAEPLVERRTGDDAYECQVVPSGPGFDGENNLRLFNALVYGAQERLIIASPYFVPDESMLYAITTAAERGVDVQLFACEVADQFLVYHAQRSYYETLLRAGVRIFLYEKPIVLHSKHFTVDDDVAVIGSSNMDMRSFSLNFEVSLMVRGAGFVDQVREIEADYRAKSHEITLDGWLTRPAPLQVLDNVARLTAAVQ, from the coding sequence CGGTGGTGCCGCGCAACCGGCGACCGAGCTCGGCCATGGCCTGGCTGATGGCGATCTTCGTCGCCCCCATCCCGGGCAGCGTGCTCTACGGCCTGCTCGGCAGCACGAAGCTGCCGAAGGACCGCCGGGACAAGCAGCGCGAGATCAACTCGCTCATCCTCGAGAACACGCAGGGTCTCGACAACCGCGTGCCGACCGACACCCAGCCGCCGTGGTTCGGCACGGTCGTCCAGCTGAACCGCACGCTCGGTGCCATGCCCCTGATCCCCGGCAACACGACGCGGCTGCTGCCGGACTACGCCGGGTCGATCGCGGCCATGACCGAGGCGGTCGACGCGGCCGAGCGGTACGTCCACGTCGAGTTCTACATCCTGACCCGCGACGAGTCGACCTTCCTCTTCTTCGACGCCCTCAAGCGGGCCCACGACCGCGGGGTCAAGGTCCGCGTGCTCTACGATCACTGGGCGACCATCCGCAACCCGCAGGGCCGCGTCACGCGCACCTGGCTGCGTGACGCCGGCATCCGCTTCGAGGAGATGCTGCCGTTCCACCCCACGAAGGGCATGTGGCGTCGACCCGACCTCCGCAACCACCGCAAGATCGTGGTGGTCGACGGCGACGTGGCCTTCACCGGCTCGCAGAACATGACCGACCCCAGCTACAACAAGCGAGGCAACATCCGGCGGGGCCTGCAGTGGAAGGACCTCATGGTGCGCGTCGACGGGCCCGCCGCGGTCGGCCTCAACGCCCTCTTCATCACCGACTGGTACAGCGAGACCGACGAGCTGCCCACCGACGCCGAGGCCGAGCCGCTCGTCGAGCGCCGCACGGGCGACGACGCCTACGAGTGCCAGGTCGTGCCGAGCGGGCCCGGGTTCGACGGTGAGAACAACCTGCGGCTCTTCAACGCCCTGGTCTACGGGGCGCAAGAACGGTTGATCATCGCGAGCCCCTACTTCGTGCCCGACGAGTCGATGCTCTACGCCATCACCACGGCCGCCGAGCGCGGGGTCGACGTGCAGTTGTTCGCCTGCGAGGTCGCCGACCAGTTCCTCGTTTACCACGCCCAGCGCTCCTACTACGAGACGCTGCTGCGGGCAGGCGTGCGCATCTTCCTCTATGAGAAGCCGATCGTGCTGCACTCGAAGCATTTCACGGTCGACGACGACGTGGCGGTCATCGGGTCGAGCAACATGGACATGCGGTCGTTCAGCCTGAACTTCGAGGTGTCGCTCATGGTGCGGGGAGCGGGCTTCGTCGACCAGGTCCGCGAGATCGAGGCGGACTACCGCGCGAAGTCGCACGAGATCACCCTGGACGGTTGGCTGACCCGGCCCGCTCCCCTGCAGGTGCTCGACAACGTCGCGCGTCTCACCGCGGCGGTGCAGTAG
- a CDS encoding DUF3090 domain-containing protein, which translates to MPSIVHTFDWPDRVVVGTVGRPGSRAFYLQARDGARVTSVGLEKMQSAALAEKIDEILDQVMAADGNPVSVPTGIPVELVDNEPLDQPVEPEFRAGALSLGWDPSTAQVVIEAFPLIEVDDDAEADDTELEPDEVMVVRIPVGTARAFAARTLEIVGAGRPLCPFCGQPIDPEGHVCVLPGDV; encoded by the coding sequence ATGCCCTCCATCGTCCACACCTTCGACTGGCCGGACCGAGTCGTCGTCGGGACCGTCGGTCGCCCCGGTTCCCGTGCGTTCTACCTCCAGGCCCGTGACGGCGCGCGCGTCACGAGCGTCGGCCTCGAGAAGATGCAGTCGGCCGCCCTCGCCGAGAAGATCGACGAGATCCTCGACCAGGTGATGGCCGCCGACGGCAACCCGGTCAGCGTGCCCACCGGCATCCCGGTCGAGCTCGTCGACAACGAGCCGCTCGACCAACCCGTCGAACCCGAGTTCCGGGCCGGGGCGCTCAGCCTCGGCTGGGACCCGTCGACCGCCCAGGTCGTCATCGAGGCGTTCCCGCTGATCGAGGTCGACGACGACGCCGAGGCCGACGACACCGAGCTCGAGCCCGACGAGGTCATGGTCGTGCGCATCCCCGTCGGCACGGCGCGGGCGTTCGCGGCGCGCACCCTCGAGATCGTCGGGGCCGGTCGGCCGCTCTGCCCCTTCTGCGGCCAGCCGATCGACCCCGAGGGGCACGTCTGCGTCCTGCCCGGCGACGTCTGA